The Streptomyces sp. NBC_00162 sequence TCCTGATGTCCTTGATGCGGCCGCTGTTCGACAAGTACTTCCGGGTCGAGGTCAAGGGCATCGAGAACATCCCGGCGGAGGGCGGTGCGCTGATCGTGGCGAACCACTCGGGGACGCTGCCGCTGGACGGGCTGATGCTGCAGGTGGCGGTGCACGACCACCACCCGGCGCAGCGGCACCTGCGGCTGCTCGCGGCGGATCTGGTGTTCATGCTCCCGGTGGTGAACGAGCTGGCCCGGAAGGCCGGTCACACCCTGGCGTGCGCGGAGGACGCGCAGCGGCTGCTGGAGGCCGGGGAGCTGGTCGGGGTGATGCCGGAGGGCTTCAAGGGGATAGGGAAGCCGTTCGGAGACCGGTACAAGCTCCAGCGCTTCGGGCGGGGCGGGTTCGTGTCGACGGCTCTGCGTGCGGGGACGCCGATCGTGCCTTGCTCGATCGTGGGGGCGGAGGAGATCTACCCGATGGTCGGCAACGCGAAGACGCTGGCGCGGCTGCTGGGGATTCCGTACTTCCCGATCACGCCGACGTTTCCGTGGCTGGGGCCGTTGGGGGCGGTGCCGTTGCCGACGAAGTGGACGATCCAGTTCGGCGAGCCGATCGCCACCGCGGGTTATGCGGCGGAGGCGGCGGAGGATCCGATGCTGATGTTCAACCTGACGGACCAGGTGCGGGAGCAGATCCAGCACACGCTGTACAAGCTGCTGGTGCAGCGGCGGTCCGTCTTCTTCTGACGGTTGTGTGCCGGGGTTCCGCCCCAGACCCTCCCCCAGACTCCGTCCGGGGGGACCCCCGCGCCTCGAACGCCGGCGAGGCTGGATGTGCCTCGCCGGCGTTCTCAAGCGCTACTCCGCGTCCTCCGCGTTGATGCCCAGGCCCGGCAGGAGGCCCGGGAGGAGGGGCGGGAGGGTGATGTCCGGCTTGGGCTGGTCCGGAGCGCCCGGGGAGGGCGGGGTGGACTGGCCCGCGGGCGGGATCAGCAGGTCGCCCGTACCGCCCAGGAGGCCGCCCGTGGTCGGGGGCCGGCTGCTGCTGCCCGAGGGGGACGGCGACGCGGGGCTGCCCGACGGGGTGCCGGAGGCCGGTGCGGACTGCTGCTTGCCGCTCGGAGCGCCCGGCTTGGCCGAGGTCCCGGGGGAGCCGGTGCCGCGGATCTGCTCGGGTGGCTTGGGGAGCAGGCTCTGGAGCGGCGCCACGTCTTCGTCTATGGCCTGGAAGACCGACTCCACCTCGCCGCCCACGTCCGTGAGCTGCACGGGGAGCCTCTCCCGGAGCTTGCCCCACGCGTCGCGGTGGGAGCGGGAGAACGAGGACAGCGCCTGGATCGGGCCGAGCGAGCCGTCCCGTTCGTACGCCGCCTGGAGGAGCCGGTGGCCCTCCTCCGCGTCGTGCTTCACCCCCGCCAGCGCTCGGCGGATCTCGCCCAGGGACTCGTGGTCCAGTAGGCCCGCCCGGTCACGCTCCATCAGCCTGCGGGCTTCCGACAGGCGGTTCGAGGCCTGGTCGAGATAGAGCTCGCCCCGGTCCGAATCGTCGTCGGCCATCCCGAGCTTCAGGTCCTCCATGCCCCGCTTCACGGGGTAGAGGTGGTCACCGGGCAGGGCGTCGGAACTGGCAGCGGCCACTCCGCTGAAGGCCCCTGCGGCCACACCTACGGTGAGGCCGCCTGCTGCGATGCCCTTGGACCAGCGGGAGCGGGGCCGCAATTTCCGGAGCGAGGTCGCCCGGTGGGCGCCGCGGCCGGTCCGCTGTTCGGGCACCTGAGGGTCCGAGGCGGCACCGCCCCCGGCCCTTTCCTCCATCACCATGGTCTCCATGGCGGCAACGAGCTGGGCTCGCTGCACCACTTTGACCTCTGGGTCCAGCACTGGGCGCGGCATTCGTTCGCCGAGCACGCTCGCCAGGGCCAACAGCCGGTCGTGGTCGGCAGGTTCGGCAGGTGCCTCGGACTGCTCGGCCGCCGGGTCCGGTTCCGAAAGGTCGGACAGGGTCCGATCCTCCAGGGCCTGGGCGAAGGCGTTCGCCCGCCGGTGCGGAGTCACGTTCGCGATCACTGGCGGCACCTCCTCTCGTCATGACGATCGACTCCCCAGGGTGTCCGGAAGGTTGCCTTCCTTGAGCACATCCACACTTTCGAGTGAGCGGCTTCAGGCAGGGCTTGTCCACAGGGGGTCTGCATTCCGCACAACGAGCGTCGCGGCACTTGGGTTACGGACGAAGGATGATCGGACCACAGCGTCATCGAGGGGTCACCGGATGTATGTGAGTTTGTGTTGATGTGTGAAGGGGGTCAGCGGGCGTCGTCCGGGAGGAGACGGGCCAGCGTGCGGACCGCCCGGTACTGGAGCGTCTTGATGGCGCCCTCGTTCTTGCCCATGACCCGGGCCGTCTCGGCGACCGAGAGGCCTTGCAGGAAGCGCAGGGTCACGCACTCCTGCTGCTGCGGATTGAGTTTCCGTACGGCCTCCAGCAGGGCCGCGTTGGAGAGGGACTCCAGGACGGAGTCCTCGGGGCTGCGCTCGACCTCGTTGGCGTCGAGCATCTCGCCGGTGGTGACCTCCAGCCGGAAGCGGCTGGACTTGAAGTGGTCGGCCACCAGGTTGCGGGCGATCGTCACGAGCCAGGCCCCGAAGTCGCGGCCCTGCCAGGTGAAGGTGGAGATGCGGCGCAGCGCGCGCAGGAAGGTCTCGCTGGTGAGATCCTCCGCGGTCGCTTTGCCGCCGACGCGGTAGTAGATGTAGCGGTAGACGGTGTCGCTGTACTGGTCGTAGAGGCGGCCGAAGGCCTCGGCCTCGCCGGCCTGGGCGCGTTCGACCAGGTCCATCATGCGGGCCTGGTCACTGTCCGCGGTGGGGCGGCGGGGGGTGGCCTGGGTGCTCGTGCCGGCGGCGCTGTTCGAGCCCCCGGCCGCGCGACCTCGTCTGCCCACCGTCGCTCCGCCGTCGGTCAGGGCATAGCAAGGACCGGCCGGGCCGAGGCCGGCAGGGACCGCGGCGGCGAAGGCGGGGACGGCGTACGCGGTGGGGACGAAGCCACGCAGGTGGTCGAGGACCGTTGCGCGCAGCGTAGCCAGGCCCGAGGCGTCAACCCCGACAGGTGGGTACACGGGACTCCCAGAGGCAGAGCTTCCATCACGTGCAGTGCGGGACCGTTCACCCGTCGTAGCGACAGATGGCCGGTGGCATGCGTTTGAGGAGAATAACGCTTCGTACAGGCAGCGCTACACCCAGTTGCTCAAATCACCGGTTCCGACACTTCTGTTGCGTGTCGAGGGCATATTCAGTCGCAGTTGGTGATCGGTTGGTGATCACTTGGGTGCGCGGATTGGAAGCTTCCATGGGGGCTCGCGACCGAGTCGGGCAGGCCGGAGTGCCGTGTCCCGTCCGGGGGTAGGGCTGGGGGAATGCCGTGCCGGCCGTGGGGCCGGAGTGGGGCGGGCCGGTGCGGGAAGCGCGTGGGGCCGGTGCGGGGCAGGCGTGGGCCGGGCGTAGGCCGGGTCCGGGGCCGTGCGGTGGGCCCGGTGCGGGGCCCGGCCTGACTACTTGCGGCGGCGGTGCAGGGCGATGGCGGCGGCCGCGCCGCCCGCGATCGCGCCGACTCCGGCGGCCGCCGGGACGCCGACCTTCACGGCCTTGCGGCCGGTCCGATAGTCGCGCAGCCGCCAGTCGTTGGTACGGGCATGCTTGCGCAGTTTTGTGTCGGGATTGATCGCGTACGGATGCCCGACCAGCGACAGCATCGGGATGTCGTTGTGCGAATCGCTGTACGCGGCGCAGCGTTCGAGATCCAGGCCCTCGGCGGCGGCCAGGGCGCGGACCGCCTCGGCCTTGGCGGGGCCGTGCAGTGGTTCGCCGACCAGGCGGCCGGTGTAGATCCCGTCGACGGACTCGGCGACGGTGCCCAGCGCTCCGGTCAGGCCGAGCCTGCGGGCGATGATCGTCGCCGTCTCGACGGGGGCGGCGGTGACCAGCCACACCTTCTGGCCGGCGTCGAGGTGCGCCTGGGCCAGGGCGCGGGTGCCCGGCCAGATCCGCTCGGCCATGTACTCGTCGTAGATCTCCTCGCCGATGGCCATCAGTTCGGAGACCTTGTGGCCCTTGACGATCGACAGGGCGCTGTCGCGGGCGTCCTGCATGTGGTCGGGGTCCTCGACCCCGGCGAGCCGGAACCAGGCCTGCTGCCAGGCGAAGCGGGCGAGCTCGCGCCGGCGGAAGAACTCGCGCTTGTAGAGGCCGCGGCCGAAGTGGAAGATCGCGGCGCCCTGCATGACGGTGTTGTCGAGGTCGAAGAAGGCGGCGGCGAGGTCGTCGCCCGCGACGGGGAACTCCGGCTCGTCCTCGTCCGCCGCGAGGGCTTCGAGGTCGGTGTCGAGGTCCGGTTCCGCGAGGTCCGGCTCCGTGAGATGCGGGGCTTCGGCAAGCGCGGTCTTCCGGGCGGCCTCGGCCGAGGCCTCGCCTGCCAGCACGCTCCGCGCGCTTGCGGAGCGTCTACGGGGGGTGAGCCATCCGAGAGCGGCCATGCGGCGAGCATAGCCACTGTGTTCGGGAGTTCTCGAACCGCTGGGAAACGGAGGCGTTAACACTTCGGGAGAATGAGGCCATGAGCCCTTTGTTGCGCCGCAAGGAAAAGAAGCGTCCCGGCGACCGGATGGTGACGCTGATCGGGAAGCCGGGGTGCCACCTGTGCGATGAGGCACAGGTCGTCATCGAGGAGGTCTGCGCGCAGACCGGTGCGCAGTGGGAGAAGAAGGACATCTCGCAGGACGCGGAGCTCTACCGGCTGCACTGGGAGCAGATTCCGGTGGTGTTGGTGGATGGCGAACAGCACACCTTCTGGAAGGTGAACCCGGACCGGCTGCGGCGGGCGTTGGAGGGCTGACCCGCATCCCGGTTACCATCATGGGCGATTTATGGGGTCTCGGGGGCGTATCTGTGAGGAGTGTGTACGGTTTTGCCCCCTTTGGGATTTGAACGGGTTCGGCGTGCCGCCGGTTCCCCGTTTGCGCACTTGAGTCGCGTGACCCCGGTCACTTTGCTCGGACAAAGCGGACACAATCTTTGTGCACGCGTTCACAAAGGCATAGCCTGCTGTCGACGGGGCGGTCCTGGGACAAGTGGCCGCCTGCAGCCCCGCTCATCCCGCAGGAGCATCGTGGCAACTGGCCGAACTCACCGACCGGCGACCCGCAGCCGAGGTATTCCCGAGGCCACTGTCGCCCGGCTTCCGCTGTACTTGCGCGCCCTCACCGCGCTCTCCGAGCGATCGGTGCCCACGGTGTCCTCCGAGGAGCTCGCGGCCGCCGCCGGAGTCAACTCCGCGAAGCTGCGCAAGGACTTCTCCTACCTGGGCTCCTACGGCACCCGCGGCGTCGGGTACGACGTGGAGTACCTCGTCTACCAGATCTCCCGCGAACTCGGACTGACCCAGGACTGGCCGGTTGTCATCGTCGGCATCGGTAACCTCGGCGCCGCCCTCGCCAACTACGGCGGTTTCGCGTCGCGCGGTTTCCGCGTGGCCGCGCTGATCGACGCCGACCCGGCGATGGCCGGCAAGCCGGTGGCCGGGATGCCCGTGCAGCACACCGATGAGCTGGAGAAGATCATCGAGGAGAACGGGGTCTCGATCGGCGTCATCGCGACGCCGGCCGGTGCCGCGCAGCAGGTCAGCGAGCGTCTGATCGCGGCCGGTGTCACCTCCATCCTGAACTTCGCCCCGACCGTGCTCTCCGTGCCCGACGGCGTGGACGTGCGCAAGGTCGACCTTTCGATCGAGCTCCAGATCCTGGCGTTCCACGAGCAGCGCAAGGCCGGCGAGGAAGCCGCCGCCGCTGCTGCCGAGGGCACCTCCTCCGTGGGCGGCGCCGCCCCCGCCGCAGCCGTGGTGCCGCCGGCCGGGCGGGCAGCCGCCGAGGCGCGCAAGGGCAACCCCGAGGGTGACGTGCCGGCGGTGATGCCGGCATGAGTCTGCTCGTCGTAGGGCTGAGCCACCGCAGCGCGCCCGTGAGCGTGCTGGAGCGCGCCTCGCTGTCCGCGGACGCCAAGGTGAAGCTGCTGCACGACACCCTCGCCGCCGAGCCGGCGACGGAGGCGGCGGTGCTCGCCACGTGCAACCGGATCGAGCTGTACGCGGACGTGGACAAGTTCCACGCCGGTGTCGCAGAGCTGTCCACGCTGCTCGCGCAGCACAGCGGAGTGGCGCTGGAGGAGCTCACCCCCTATCTCTACGTGCACTACGAGGACCGGGCGGTGCACCACCTGTTCTCGGTGGCGTGCGGGCTGGACTCGATGGTCGTGGGCGAGGGGCAGATCCTCGGCCAGATCAAGGACGCGCTGGCGCTGGGGCAGGAGCTGCACACTGCCGGCCGGCTGATCAACGACCTGTTCCAGCAGGCGCTGCGGGTCGGCAAGCGGGCGCACTCGGAGACCGGGATCGACCGGGCCGGCCAGTCGCTGGTCACGTTCGGGCTCGAGCAGCTCGCCGGGGCCCGGGTGCCGGTGGGGGAGTGGGCCGCCGGGAAGCGGGCGCTGGTGATCGGGGCCGGGTCGATGTCCTCGCTGGCCGCGGCCACGCTGGCGCGGGTCGGTGTCGCCGAGATCGTGGTCGCGAACCGGACCGCCGAGCGGGCGGAGCGGCTGGCGGAGATTCTGGTTGCCTCAGGCACGGGTGTGCGGGCTTCGGCCATCGCCATGGCCGGTGTCGCCGAGGAGCTGACACGAGTCGATGTGGTGGTGTCCTGCACCGGTGCCACCGGGCTCGTGCTGACCGACGATGATGTGCTCGCCGCCGTGTCCTGGGGCGCTGCCCCAGACCCCGCGCCTCAAACTCCCCCAGCTACCGCTGGGAGGGGCCCCCAGGCGGGGCTGACTTCGGCTCCGGCCGGAGGTTCGCCTGCCGCCGCGGGGCTGGATTCGGCCGATGTCGTGGCTCGGCTGGCTGCCGCTGCCATGACGCACGGCCGGCTGGCCGACGCCGGGGCCGCGCGGACGATGCCCGCCGCCGTGGAGGCCGACGGGTGTCCCGTCGGGCCCGACGGGCGGGCGGCGCTGACCGGGGTCGACGCCAACTCGCTCGAGCTGCACGGGACCTGGGCCGACCAGGGCGAGGCCGCCGCGCAGCGGCAGCCCCGGCGCAGCACCCGTATGCACGCCGACGGTCCGACCGCGCGGCTGGCGCTGCTGGACCTGGCCATGCCCCGGGACATCGACGCGGCCGTGCACCGGATCCCGGGCGTGCGGCTGGTCGACATCGAGAGCCTCGCCGAGGCGTCCGCGGACGCCCCGATGGCTGCCGACGTCGACGCGGTACGTGCGATAGTCGCCGAGGAAGTGGCGGCTTTCGGGGCAGCCCAGCGGGCCGCGCACATCACGCCCACCGTCGTCGCCCTGCGGGCCATGGCCGCGGAGGTCGTGGCCATGGAGGTGGCGCGGCTCGACGGGCGGGTGCCCGATCTCGACGAACGGCAGCGGGCCGAGGTCACCCAGACCGTGCGGCGCGTTGTCGACAAGCTCCTCCACGCGCCGACCGTGCGCGTCAAGCAGCTCGCGAGCGAGCCCGGCGGCGCCGGGTACGCCGAGGCGCTGCGCGAACTCTTCGACCTCGACCCTCAGACGGTGGCTTCCGTCAGCCGGGCAGACGCGGCCGAACCCCTGAACGACGACGACCCAGGACGGGCATCATGAACACACGTCCCGACCAGCCGCTGCGGCTCGGTACGCGGCGGAGCAAGCTGGCCATGTCCCAGTCGGGCCACGTCGCCGAGGCGGTACGGGCGATCACCGGCCGGCCTGTCGAGCTCGTGGAGATCACGACGTACGGCGACGTGTCGCGCGAGCACCTGGCGCAGATCGGCGGGACGGGCGTGTTCGTCACGGCCCTGCGCGAGGCGCTGCTGCGCCACGAGGTCGACTTCGCCGTGCACTCGCTGAAGGACCTGCCGACCGCGCAGCCCGATGACCTCGTGATCGCGGCGATGCCGCTGCGCGAGGACGCGCGGGACGCGCTCGTCGCCAGGGACGGCCTGACCTTCGAGCAGCTGCCCGACGGGGCCCGGATCGGTACCGGTTCCCCGCGGCGGACG is a genomic window containing:
- a CDS encoding lysophospholipid acyltransferase family protein, whose amino-acid sequence is MADAKVIPFDEDRPRRRAPRRVRAVSAPEPVVEPAAPEPAPVEARDGWDRRIASGLAFLRRRVTGEYEVDEFGYDKELTDQVLMSLMRPLFDKYFRVEVKGIENIPAEGGALIVANHSGTLPLDGLMLQVAVHDHHPAQRHLRLLAADLVFMLPVVNELARKAGHTLACAEDAQRLLEAGELVGVMPEGFKGIGKPFGDRYKLQRFGRGGFVSTALRAGTPIVPCSIVGAEEIYPMVGNAKTLARLLGIPYFPITPTFPWLGPLGAVPLPTKWTIQFGEPIATAGYAAEAAEDPMLMFNLTDQVREQIQHTLYKLLVQRRSVFF
- a CDS encoding DUF5667 domain-containing protein, whose amino-acid sequence is MIANVTPHRRANAFAQALEDRTLSDLSEPDPAAEQSEAPAEPADHDRLLALASVLGERMPRPVLDPEVKVVQRAQLVAAMETMVMEERAGGGAASDPQVPEQRTGRGAHRATSLRKLRPRSRWSKGIAAGGLTVGVAAGAFSGVAAASSDALPGDHLYPVKRGMEDLKLGMADDDSDRGELYLDQASNRLSEARRLMERDRAGLLDHESLGEIRRALAGVKHDAEEGHRLLQAAYERDGSLGPIQALSSFSRSHRDAWGKLRERLPVQLTDVGGEVESVFQAIDEDVAPLQSLLPKPPEQIRGTGSPGTSAKPGAPSGKQQSAPASGTPSGSPASPSPSGSSSRPPTTGGLLGGTGDLLIPPAGQSTPPSPGAPDQPKPDITLPPLLPGLLPGLGINAEDAE
- a CDS encoding ECF subfamily RNA polymerase sigma factor, BldN family encodes the protein MYPPVGVDASGLATLRATVLDHLRGFVPTAYAVPAFAAAVPAGLGPAGPCYALTDGGATVGRRGRAAGGSNSAAGTSTQATPRRPTADSDQARMMDLVERAQAGEAEAFGRLYDQYSDTVYRYIYYRVGGKATAEDLTSETFLRALRRISTFTWQGRDFGAWLVTIARNLVADHFKSSRFRLEVTTGEMLDANEVERSPEDSVLESLSNAALLEAVRKLNPQQQECVTLRFLQGLSVAETARVMGKNEGAIKTLQYRAVRTLARLLPDDAR
- a CDS encoding HAD family hydrolase, which translates into the protein MAALGWLTPRRRSASARSVLAGEASAEAARKTALAEAPHLTEPDLAEPDLDTDLEALAADEDEPEFPVAGDDLAAAFFDLDNTVMQGAAIFHFGRGLYKREFFRRRELARFAWQQAWFRLAGVEDPDHMQDARDSALSIVKGHKVSELMAIGEEIYDEYMAERIWPGTRALAQAHLDAGQKVWLVTAAPVETATIIARRLGLTGALGTVAESVDGIYTGRLVGEPLHGPAKAEAVRALAAAEGLDLERCAAYSDSHNDIPMLSLVGHPYAINPDTKLRKHARTNDWRLRDYRTGRKAVKVGVPAAAGVGAIAGGAAAAIALHRRRK
- a CDS encoding glutaredoxin family protein: MSPLLRRKEKKRPGDRMVTLIGKPGCHLCDEAQVVIEEVCAQTGAQWEKKDISQDAELYRLHWEQIPVVLVDGEQHTFWKVNPDRLRRALEG
- a CDS encoding redox-sensing transcriptional repressor Rex translates to MATGRTHRPATRSRGIPEATVARLPLYLRALTALSERSVPTVSSEELAAAAGVNSAKLRKDFSYLGSYGTRGVGYDVEYLVYQISRELGLTQDWPVVIVGIGNLGAALANYGGFASRGFRVAALIDADPAMAGKPVAGMPVQHTDELEKIIEENGVSIGVIATPAGAAQQVSERLIAAGVTSILNFAPTVLSVPDGVDVRKVDLSIELQILAFHEQRKAGEEAAAAAAEGTSSVGGAAPAAAVVPPAGRAAAEARKGNPEGDVPAVMPA
- a CDS encoding glutamyl-tRNA reductase, with the translated sequence MSLLVVGLSHRSAPVSVLERASLSADAKVKLLHDTLAAEPATEAAVLATCNRIELYADVDKFHAGVAELSTLLAQHSGVALEELTPYLYVHYEDRAVHHLFSVACGLDSMVVGEGQILGQIKDALALGQELHTAGRLINDLFQQALRVGKRAHSETGIDRAGQSLVTFGLEQLAGARVPVGEWAAGKRALVIGAGSMSSLAAATLARVGVAEIVVANRTAERAERLAEILVASGTGVRASAIAMAGVAEELTRVDVVVSCTGATGLVLTDDDVLAAVSWGAAPDPAPQTPPATAGRGPQAGLTSAPAGGSPAAAGLDSADVVARLAAAAMTHGRLADAGAARTMPAAVEADGCPVGPDGRAALTGVDANSLELHGTWADQGEAAAQRQPRRSTRMHADGPTARLALLDLAMPRDIDAAVHRIPGVRLVDIESLAEASADAPMAADVDAVRAIVAEEVAAFGAAQRAAHITPTVVALRAMAAEVVAMEVARLDGRVPDLDERQRAEVTQTVRRVVDKLLHAPTVRVKQLASEPGGAGYAEALRELFDLDPQTVASVSRADAAEPLNDDDPGRAS